One genomic window of Conger conger chromosome 7, fConCon1.1, whole genome shotgun sequence includes the following:
- the nfrkb gene encoding nuclear factor related to kappa-B-binding protein, which yields MDALDHMLTDPLESGVGRGGRIMEECMLGNSRVSLPEDLLEDPEIFFSVLSESTWSSVLTDAQRQRLRQFLPQFPDNSTAQQDAVISDLFNNQNFRFGNPLHLAQKLFRDGYFNPEVVKYRQLCAKSQRKRHLYSLQQYYHRLLKHILVSRKDLLERASRSGPDLAMKRRYPSPSRGEAQEQRARRRVSRILREVKSECADSNVSSDDEDMGSWFPAPPSPSSPTPTVSLRVLPSLSTPDMKMTEKPDLGEKEMRALLRRHREKRKRQPDHPDLMTSDLHLGDIMSRVNVGRKGSIMALFDLALPKKKLREEKRKKKMRPIKMEPEEPCDVLTPSEAPPPSAAVTAAVPEAPPLPLPSVKEEPIEEAQNSPVQVEEIAISFFNLLEDILGLEGLASTATLEEKVQQWQASPASTLNPWFSAAPCWSELVLPALQFLAGESKPGMMSLPSGFSPLVELRERPQQWKWINHGQDGEKDLSELCQHWLESKDQVVVKQENEEPAELTPPTPRVWTDYVVRPSTGEERHVFQEQEQQRYDQPHKAFTFRMHGFESVVGPVKGVFDKETSLNKAREHSLLRSDRPAYVTILSLVRDAAARLPNGEGTRAEICELLKDSQFLAPDVTSAQVNTVVSGALDRLHYEKDPCVKYDIGRKLWIYLHRNRSQEEFERIHQAQAAAAKAKKALQQKPKPALKPKSSSKEGGGKTPGACEPGQIVLGDGSTIVTTTMPATPTTPTASTPGTPKSPLAPAIGTPTKTGVPDPMKPTPSVLLVSPPSMPQLGTLLSASQSASQASQPATSQPGTRVVAHPGTGPLPQVRVVTAQPGLAPSPGSQQATLVHQASHQIRVPVTGGHSKGITQTVVTLPLRTQSGGSPVQVQAARAQSGLTVTALAPAVTVSKPQTSSPGSPAHNPASPAVLQGVTSQNIIKQVAITGQLGVKSQGGGGIPLTATNLRIQGKDVLRLPPSSITTDAKGQTVLRITPDMMATLTKSPVTTVKLTPDMLSAATGGAKGISATLHVTPSHPSSPSSSCPVPDAGVLKPGSSLVKVHPELKTTAGEAAIRLMPALAVSVADQKARPFSTAVATASDSKSAATIRIMPGLGVIPSKQGQAITVTTAAGTKPIVASSAGGAVTIATSAMAGAKGITMGPAVSASSLSLGSGTATVRQVPVTATVVSTQPGKLPARITVPLSVLSQPLKSKSVMTTPILKGNISTNISSLGRNIILTTMPAGTKLIAGNKPVSFVTAQQLQQLQQQGQATQVRIQTVPAQQLQQRTAPGSPKPVSTVVVTTAPSPKRTPDPQ from the exons ATGGATGCGCTTGATCATATGCTCACGGATCCCCTGGAGTCTGGGGTGGGCAGAGGTGGGCGCATCATGGaggagtgcatgctgggaaacagCCGAGTCAGCCTGCCGGAGGACCTTCTGGAGGAT CCGGAGATCTTCTTCTCGGTGCTGAGTGAGAGCACGTGGTCCAGCGTGCTGACGGACGCCCAGAGGCAGCGACTCCGCCAGTTCCTCCCTCAGTTCCCCGACAACTCCACCGCCCAGCAGGACGCTGTCATCAGCGACCTCTTCAACAACCAGAACTTCCGCTTCGGAAACCCCCTGCACCTAGCGCAGAAACTATTCCGAG ATGGCTACTTTAACCCAGAAGTGGTCAAGTACAGGCAGTTGTGTGCAAAGTCTCAGAGGAAACGGCACCTGTACTCTCTGCAGCAGTACTACCATCGGCTTCTCAAGCACATCCTGGTGTCCAGGAAG gatCTGCTGGAGAGGGCGAGTCGCAGCGGGCCAGACCTGGCCATGAAGCGGAGGTACCCCTCGCCATCCCGGGGGGAGGCCCAGGAGCAGCGGGCGCGGCGGAGGGTCTCCCGAATCCTCAGGGAGGTGAAGAGCGAGTGCGCGGACAGCAACGTGTCCTCCGACGACGAGG ATATGGGGTCCTGGTTCCCggccccaccctccccctcctcccctacGCCCACAGTCTCACTCAGGGTCCTTCCCAGCCTCTCCACCCCGGACATGAAGATGACAG AGAAACCAGACCTCGGGGAGAAGGAGATGAGAGCCCTACTGAGGAGGCACAGGGAGAAGAGGAAGCGGCAGCCG GATCATCCGGACctgatgacctctgacctccaccTGGGTGACATCATGTCCAGAGTGAATGTCGGGCGAAAGGGTTCGATCATGG CCCTGTTTGACCTCGCTCTGCCCAAGAAGAAgctgagggaggagaagaggaagaagaagatgagGCCCATCAAGATGGAACCGGAGGAGCCCTGCGACGTTCTGACGCCCtccgaggccccgccccccagcgCTGCTGTCACCGCTGCCGTGCCGGAGGCCCCGCCCCTTCCGCTGCCCAGCGTCAAAGAGGA GCCAATTGAGGAAGCGCAGAACAGCCCGGTTCAGGTGGAGGAGATCGCCATCAGCTTCTTCAACCTGCTGGAGGACATCTTGGGGCTTGAGGGGCTCGCCAGCACAGCCACG ctgGAGGAGAAGGTGCAGCAGTGGCAGGCCTCTCCTGCCAGCACCCTCAACCCATGGTTCTCcgccgccccctgctggtctgagctggtacTGCCCGCCCTCCAGTTCCTGGCAGGAGAGAGCAAGC ctGGCATGATGTCCCTCCCCAGTGGGTTTTCACCGCTGGTGGAGTTGAGGGAGCGCCCTCAGCAGTGGAAATGGATCA accacggccaggacggagaGAAGGACCTGAGCGAGCTCTGTCAGCACTGGCTGGAGTCAAAGGACCAGGTGGTTGTCAAG CAGGAGAACGAGGAACCGGCTGAGCTGACTCCTCCCACTCCCAGAGT ATGGACAGACTATGTGGTGAGGCCCAGCACGGGGGAGGAGAGGCATGTCTTTCAGGAACAG GAACAGCAGCGTTACGACCAGCCCCACAAGGCCTTCACCTTCCGCATGCACGGGTTCGAGTCGGTGGTGGGGCCAGTCAAGGGCGTGTTCGACAAGGAGACGTCCCTCAACAAGGCCCGCGAGCACTCCCTGCTGCGCTCGGACCGTCCTGCGTACGTGACCATCCTGTCTCTGG TGCGTGATGCGGCCGCCCGGCTGCCCAATGGCGAGGGGACACGGGCGGAGATCTGCGAGCTGCTGAAGGACTCCCAGTTCCTGGCGCCTGATGTCACCAGCGCTCAG GTGAACACGGTGGTGAGTGGTGCTCTGGACAGGCTGCACTATGAGAAGGACCCCTGTGTGAAATACGACATCGGCCGCAAGCTGTGGATCTACCTGCACCGCAACCGCAGCCAGGAGGAGTTCG AGAGGATCCATCAGGCCCAGGCAGCCGCTGCTAAGGCTAAGAAAGCACTACAACAGAAGCCCAAACCAGCACTGAAGCCT AAGTCTAGCAGCAAAGAGGGCGGAGGGAAGACCCCTGGGGCCTGTGAGCCTGGGCAGATCGTCTTGGGCGACGGAAGCACCATAGTGACCACCACCATGCCAGCCACGCCAACCACCCCCACCGCCAGCACCCCCGGCACGCCCAAATCCCCCCTGGCCCCGGCCATCGGGACCCCCACCAAAACCGGCGTTCCTGACCCCATGAAACCTACCCCCAG TGTCCTCCTGGTGTCCCCGCCCTCCATGCCCCAGCTGGGCACCCTCCTCTCTGCCAGTCAATCGGCCTCCCAGGCCTCCCAACCGGCCACCTCACAGCCTGGGACTCGAGTAGTGGCCCACCCAGGGACGGGCCCTCTTCCCCAGGTGCGCGTGGTGACTGCACAGCCCGGCCTGGCCCCCTCCCCAGGGAGCCAGCAGGCCACGCTGGTGCACCAGGCCTCCCACCAAATCCGTGTCCCGGTGACCGGGGGGCACAGCAAGGGCATCACTCAG ACGGTGGTGACCCTGCCCCTGAGGACCCAGTCTGGGGGCAGTCCTGTGCAGGTGCAGGCTGCCCGGGCTCAGAGCGGCCTCACCGTGACGGCTCTGGCGCCCGCCGTCACCGTGTCCAAGCCCCAGACCAGCTCCCCCGGGAGCCCCGCCCACAACCCCGCCTCCCCTGCCGTCCTGCAGGGCGTCACCAGCCAGAACATCATCAAGCAG GTGGCCATCACGGGGCAGCTGGGCGTGAAGtcccaggggggcgggggcatcCCGCTCACCGCCACCAACCTGCGCATCCAGGGCAAGGACGTCCTGCGTCTGCCCCCGTCCTCCATCACCACGGACGCCAAGGGCCAGACGGTGCTGCGCATCACCCCGGACATGATGGCCACCCTCACCAAGTCTCCCGTCACCACCGTCAAGCTCACGCCCGACATGCTCAGCGCGGCCACAGGGGGCGCCAAAGGCATCTCCGCCACCCTGCACGTCACGCCCTCCCACCCCTCCTCGCCCTCGTCCTCCTGCCCCGTCCCTGACGCCGGGGTCCTCAAACCCGGCTCCTCGCTGGTGAAGGTCCACCCGGAGCTGAAGACGACGGCGGGCGAGGCCGCCATCCGCCTCATGCCCGCGCTGGCGGTCTCCGTGGCCGACCAGAAGGCCCGGCCCTTCTCCACCGCCGTCGCCACGGCGTCCGATTCCAAGTCGGCCGCCACCATCCGCATCATGCCTGGGCTGGGCGTCATCCCGTCCAAACAGGGCCAGGCCATCACCGTGACGACCGCCGCCGGCACCAAACCCATCGTGGCCTCCTCGGCCGGGGGCGCTGTCACCATAGCGACCAGCGCGATGGCGGGGGCCAAGGGCATCACCATGGGGCCCGCCGTCTCGGCCTCGTCCCTCTCTTTGGGGAGCGGCACAGCCACAGTCCGCCAGGTCCCCGTTACCGCCACAGTGGTGTCCACTCAGCCG gGTAAGCTCCCAGCCCGGATCACTGTGCCCCTCTCTGTGCTCAGCCAGCCATTGAAGAGTAAGAGCGTCATGACGACCCCGATCCTGAAAGGGAACATCAGCACCAA TATCAGCAGCCTGGGCCGGAACATCATCCTCACCACCATGCCGGCCGGAACCAAGCTGATCGCTGGGAACAAGCCGGTCAGCTTCGTCACGGCACAGCAGCTCCAACAGCTTCAGCAGCAGGGCCAGGCCACTCAG GTGCGGATCCAGACGGTCCcggcccagcagctgcagcagcgcACGGCCCCGGGCTCGCCCAAACCCGTGTCCACCGTGGTCGTCACGACGGCCCCCTCCCCGAAGCG